A genomic stretch from Bos javanicus breed banteng chromosome 3, ARS-OSU_banteng_1.0, whole genome shotgun sequence includes:
- the LOC133244318 gene encoding LOW QUALITY PROTEIN: guanylate-binding protein 4-like (The sequence of the model RefSeq protein was modified relative to this genomic sequence to represent the inferred CDS: substituted 1 base at 1 genomic stop codon) — translation MASGSTIMDPICLVRNQNNQLTVNPRALKILEQISQPVVVVAITGLYRTGKSYLMNRLAGRNHGFRLGSTVRSETKGIWMWCVPHPSKEKHTLVLLDTEGLGDVEKGDSNNDSWIFALAVLLSSTFVYNSVSTINHQALEQLHYVTELTELIRTKSSPSSDEEEGSAEFVSFFPDFIWTVRDFTLELELDGYPITEDEYLENALTLIPGKDPKVQNSNMPRECIRKFFPKRKCFVFDQPTNDRKLLLRVMELSDNQLDVNFQKQSKDFCSYIFTHAKPKTLREGITVTGGGFGTLVEAYVDAINSGGVPCLENAVITLAERENSAAVQKAADHYSEQMTQXLNLPTDTLQELLEVHAACEKEAIDIFMERSFKDDKRMFQKKLVDIMEKTKDSFIIQNEEASVKYYEAELKQLSESLMKSISGGTFFVPGGHSLYLEAKNKFEQDYKLVPRKGVKANQVLQSFLQSQAGVEEAILQADQALTDADKAMAAECAKKDAAEREQELLREKQNEEKQKMEAQERSFKENLAQLQEKMDRERENLLREQQTMLEHKLKMQKELLTEGFKKEAEMLNKEIDQLKEDIQTTEKSFNISDVLDMASMILIAVLPGSYKVFGMGLKFFTDRKKGAEKP, via the exons ATGGCATCTGGATCCACCATAATGGACCCCATCTGTCTGGTAAGAAACCAGAACAATCAGCTGACAGTCAACCCTAGAGCACTAAAGATTCTCGAGCAGATATCTCAgcctgtggtggtggtggccaTCACAGGGCTGTATAGGACCGGAAAATCCTACCTGATGAACCGCCTGGCAGGACGGAACCACG GTTTCCGTCTGGGCTCCACAGTGAGGTCTGAAACCAAGGGCATCTGGATGTGGTGTGTGCCCCACCcctccaaggagaaacacaccctGGTCCTTCTGGACACTGAGGGTCTGGGTGATGTGGAGAAG GGGGACTCCAATAATGACTCGTGGATCTTTGCCCTGGCCGTGCTCCTGAGCAGCACCTTTGTCTACAACAGCGTGAGCACCATCAACCACCAGGCCCTGGAGCAGCTGCA CTATGTGACGGAACTAACAGAGTTAATCAGAACCAAATCATCTCCCAGCTCCGATGAAGAAGAGGGCTCAGCCGAGTTTGTGAGTTTCTTTCCAGACTTCATCTGGACTGTGCGGGATTTCACATTGGAACTGGAGTTAGATGGATACCCCATCACTGAAGATGAGTACCTGGAGAATGCCTTGACATTGATTCCAG gcaaggatcCCAAAGTCCAAAATTCCAACATGCCCAGAGAGTGTATCAGgaaattttttccaaaaagaaagtgCTTTGTCTTTGACCAGCCTACAAATGACAGAAAGCTATTACTCCGTGTTATGGAACTATCAGATAACCAATTGGATGTGAATTTCCAGAAGCAGTCAAAAGATTTTTGCTCATATATCTTTACCCATGCAAAGCCCAAGACCCTAAGAGAAGGAATCACTGTCACTGGGGGAG GGTTCGGGACTCTGGTGGAGGCCTACGTAGATGCCATCAACAGTGGAGGAGTTCCCTGTTTGGAGAATGCAGTAATAACTCTGGCTGAGCGTGAGAACTCAGCAGCTGTGCAGAAGGCAGCTGATCATTACAGCGAGCAgatgacccagtgactgaaccttcCCACAGACACGCTCCAGGAACTGCTAGAGGTGCATGCAGCCTGTGAGAAGGAAGCCATTGACATCTTCATGGAGCGCTCCTTCAAGGATGATAAGCGAATGTTCCAGAAGAAGCTCGTG GACATCATGGAGAAAACAAAGGACAGTTTCATAATCCAGAATGAAGAGGCTTCTGTCAAATATTATGAGGCTGAGCTTAAGCAGCTTTCAGAATCCTTGATGAAAAGTATTTCAGGAGGCACATTCTTTGTCCCTGGAGGACACAGTCTCTATTTAGAAGCAAAGAACAAGTTTGAACAAGACTATAAACTGGTTCCCAGGAAAGGAGTTAAG GCAAACCAGGTCCTCCAGAGCTTCCTGCAGTCACAGGCAGGAGTAGAGGAAGCCATCCTGCAGGCAGACCAGGCCCTCACAGATGCGGACAAAGCCATGGCAG CTGAGTGTGCCAAGAAGGATGCAGCTGAGAGGGAACAGGAGCTGCtaagagagaaacagaatgaagagaaacaaaaaatggAGGCACAAGAGAGAAGCTTCAAAGAAAACCTGGCCCAACTGCAAGAGAAGATGGATAGGGAAAGAGAAAATCTTCTGAGAGAGCAGCAAACGATGCTGGAGCACAAACTGAAG ATGCAAAAAGAATTACTCACAGAAGGATTCAAAAAGGAAGCTGAGATGTTAAATAAAGAGATAGATCAACTAAAAGAAGATATTCAAACAACTGAAAAGTCCTTCAATATTTCAGATGTCCTTGATATGGCGAGCATGATATTAATTGCAGTACTCCCTGGGTCTTATAAAGTATTTGGTATGGGATTGAAATTTTTCACTGATCGTAAGAAAGGGGCTGAGAAACCCTAG